The Candidatus Cloacimonadota bacterium region ACATGAAAAAAATAAAGAACATATTGAAGTATACTGGGTTGTGCATCCAAATGATCCACTGAAAAAGAGGGTGTTAACATTTCAACAAAAAAATAATCCGAAACAAAAATTTACCAAATCATTGCCAGATAACATGCATCCCCCTTTTATCGTGGAGATTGATGCAACAAATGAAGCGGAAGAATGGATTGTTCAGATTGATATTAAACGTTCACGTTTCGGGGGAAGTTTTTCAAAAATCAAAGAAAATAAAACAAGTATAACATGGCTTAGAATTCCACCTGACTGGAAAGACTGGATTAGTCTGGCCCATATACGACCCGATAGCATACATGAGAAATATAGTGGATTTCAAAACGATAACAATAAAGTAAAAGAGAATATTGTATTACCGTGGATTTCTTTTTTACAAGCATTTCACAACAAAAATAATAATTTAAACGAATCTTTTGTTAAATATGTTGGAGTAGAAAATTTATTAAAGATTTTTCCCATTTCAAAAAGAAATCATTGGCAGGTACGAAAGGGTATAAAAAAAATATTTGAAATCGAAATAGTTGACAGTACATTAAATACAGGAACTATTCAATCAGATTATGTTAATTGCAATGCCACTGCATGGTATAAAATAATCCCTGACGATACTCTTATAACATTTAAAATGCGTGACAATCATAAATATCTGGGAAATGCTGGAACTTTCTGGTATTGTTATAAGTCAGTTGGTAATACTGAGCCTGTTATGTCGTCGTCTGAAAATGGAGAACTTGAGCTGTCAACATGGTTAGCTGATGCTGTAGACTCCGAGGAACATGGTTTTTTAAGTGCGGGTTTCCCTCTAAAAAATGTCTGGATGAATTCTTGCTGGCTGCCCATTTCAGATCCTTTCAATGCGAATGATTCAGTTTTTATAAGTGCCTCCAGCGATTCTGATTCTCCTTTCAGTGTTTTAAAAAAACTTGGTGATACTGAGAACAATAAGGTGTGTATTAATTTTGTTGCTGCATGGAAAGATATGTTCCCAAAATTAAATGCAAATGGGCTATTGAAAAAAATTATTTTTTCAAGGGTTGATTCAGTTCCTTTTCTTACAGGGTTATTATCGTTTGTGCTCAGGTTGAAAGCAAATGGCTATGATAATCTTTTGGACATAGATTCCGACAGTAATTTAGCACAACAAGCCAATGGTCTTTTTAAGGAGACTTTTAAGTTTGTTTCAAAAAATCTTGCCGGTACTTTTTTAAATGATTTGATTTTATGTGAGATTCTAATTAATTGGTACTGGAGAAAAAAAATAATCAGTTTAGATGACTGATTTATGTATTTTTTTGCCAGAATTTGAATGAGTGATTCAGAGGTAATATAAAATGGTTGCAAAAAGAATTGATCCTATAAGAGCGAGCAAAAATATTCGAGAAACATATGTTAGATATTTAATTACATCATTTGGGATAAAAAATCCTGAACTTGCAAAACAGTTTAAAGAGCTGGCCAATAATTCTGAAGGCTTGTTTCGTGGTCCTGTTCTTGAATCAACACCAAAATATAAAAAAGGAAAATCAATACTTGATATTGTGAACAGTAAAGATTCGTTTTTAAGTGATGAATTTCGTGAATTGATTCCAGGTCTTGATATTAACTCAATAAACAAAATATTCCCCCTGAAGCGTGAGTTGTATTCGCATCAGGAAAAAGCTTTAAGAAAAGTTGCAGCCGAAAATAGAAACATTGTAGTAGCAACTGGTACAGGTTCTGGTAAAACAGAATCTTTTCTTCTGCCAATAATTGATTACCTTTTAAAAGAAAGGCAAAAGGGGCAATTGGGGCCAGGTGTCAGAGCTTTATTATTATATCCCATGAATGCCCTTGCAAATGATCAGATTGCAAGATTAAGAAAATTGCTTCCACCTGAAACAGGAATTTCTTTTGGAAGATACACAGGACAAACTAAATATACTTACAAGCAAGGCATTGAAGCATTTAAAAATGAAAATAATAATGAAATCCCTCAATCAAATGAATTTTTCTGCAGAAATCAAATCCTGGGATTATCTCCTGAAAAAAAAGACTGGCCGCATAAGGATTTTGATCTAAAGGTTGGTCCACCAAATTTATTATTAACTAATTTTGCAATGCTTGAGTATCTACTTATGAGACCAGCTGATTCAGCTTTATTTGATACTGGTGCCGGTAATAGCTGGCGGTTTATAGTTCTTGATGAGGCTCATGTATATTCCGGGGCCCAGGGAACAGAAATCGGATATCTCATAAGGAGATTGAAGGATCGTATTTGCCGTTCTCAAAAAGGTAAGCTGCTTTGCATTGCAACCAGTGCCACAATTGGGGCAGATGATGATAATTCAAAGAAAGCATTGGCAACATCTTTTGAAAATCTTTTTGGTGAGCCTTATGATGCTCGGGATATTATTACAGGTGATGTAGTACCGCCGCAGGATTTTTTAGGCACCTATAAGAATTGGGGAAAAGGATGTGTTAAATTTTATCAGACGCTTGATCTGTTGATGAATGATGAAGCTGATTCAGTGGTCTCTTTTATATCAAAACTCAACAAAAAATTATTTTTTTTAAAAGAAAATAATCCTTCAGGTAATGAATATCCAGATAACAAAATTATACATGAAGCAATAGAACCATTACAGTCAATTACCGATCTTGAGGCAGCTAAAGATATTTTTTTATATAATATTCTTGCCGGTGATAGCAGGGTACGAGCCTTGATTGACAGACTTGAAGACTCCCCTGTTGATTTAAAAAAAGCAGCAAAGCTGATTTGGCAGGAAAATGGAGATGGAATTGAAGGAGAAGCCGGGTTAAACTATTTGATCTGTTTGGTTCATCTTGCTTCAAGAGCACGGTTATCATCGGGTAGTGCATCGCTTCTTGCCTGTAGATATCACTATTTTGTAAGGAGTATTGAAGGTCTTTCAATCTGTTTAGTAAAATCTGATCAAAAGGAACTTGCAGGAAAATGGCCTAAATTACTTTTAGGACGACACAGCATAGTACCAGACGCACCGGATGGTGAAGCTGTTGCTTTTGAGGTACGTGCATGTGGCAGGTGTGGACAAACATATCTTCATGGATATCTTCTAAAAGATGGTCGATTTACTTCTTATCTTAAAAGAACAAAAATTGAAGAAGAATATAAAAAAAGTGTACATTTAGTTATTGATCTGCATCAGATTACAACACCTCCAGAAGATGAAGCAGCATTAAGAGATGAAAAACCTCCTGCATCTGAAGATGAAAAAAAGAATATCATAACTACTGACAGCTCTCAATTAACTGATGAACAATTTTTATGTTCAAGGTGTGGCTATATTGCTGATACCAATAAACTTTTATGTAAGCACTGTAGTAAAAATGAAAAACGATTTTCAAGGGAGTGGATTTCTGTCCGGCAGGTTAAACCTTCAAATGGTTATATAGTAAAGGTATGTCCTGCATGCGGTGGACAAAAGCATGTGGGCGGGTCAATTATCAGACCGTTTTCTCCTGGTGATGATGCGGCAGGGACTGTTCTTGCTCATTCTCTAATGACAGAGATTCCTGAAACTTCTGAAACCCAGATATTGGCTGTCAAAGAGTCGAATAAACCAAAAAGTCGATTTACATCAAGAACAAAGACAAAAACTTTTTTAAAAACTGCCGGAAAAAAAAGACTGTTAGCTTTTAGTGATTCAAGGCAGGATGCTGCTTATTTTGCAACATTTCTTGATAGAACAGCTAATCATATTCTTCACAGACAATTTATAATTCAGGCAGCTAAAAAACTTTTAAAAGATAATCCTGGTATTGATGTTTTTGGCCCTGCAGATTTGAAAAATCCATTAATTGAAATAGCACAAAAAAACGGACTTTTTGATATCAGTTTTACTGAACTTGAAAAAAGTAATGAAGTATTTAAATGGATAAATTCGGAATTAATAGGAATTCAAAAGCGCAATGGATTGGAAGGAGTTGGCCTTTTAACCTGGGATTTGAAATATCGAAATCAGTTGATTGAATTTTTAAAAAAACATGACGAAGGAATATTTGAAGATTATAAATTACATGCTGAAGAATTTATAAAACTTTTAGAAATTATTTTATCAGAATTAAGAAAACAAAATGTATTACAAGCATTACCCAATGTAGATATTAGAGATAGCTATTTCTGGCCAAGAAACAGACCTTATTCCATCCGTGAAACCAGTGTTAATCCAGCTCTTTCAATTTCTGCATGGACTCCACAATCTGCAAGGAAAAATATCCGCAGTGACTATATTCAAAAACTTTATAAAAAATTAGACGTAAAAATTGATAATGAGTTTGTGAAAAAACTTTTGAGTGATTTATGGGAACTAACCAATGAGTTTGAAGATGGTATTATCTGGGAAGAAATTCCATCTGTTAATACATTGTGGGGGGGGAGAGGTAATGACGGAACGGTATGGCAGCTAAAAAATAATTCATGGGTAGGAAGGCTTCATAGTAATAAAATTTATAAATGTAATTTATGCGGAAATTACAGCAGCTTAAGTTTAAAGCATATCTGTCCGGTTTATAATTGTTCCGGTGAATTGA contains the following coding sequences:
- a CDS encoding DEAD/DEAH box helicase, translating into MVAKRIDPIRASKNIRETYVRYLITSFGIKNPELAKQFKELANNSEGLFRGPVLESTPKYKKGKSILDIVNSKDSFLSDEFRELIPGLDINSINKIFPLKRELYSHQEKALRKVAAENRNIVVATGTGSGKTESFLLPIIDYLLKERQKGQLGPGVRALLLYPMNALANDQIARLRKLLPPETGISFGRYTGQTKYTYKQGIEAFKNENNNEIPQSNEFFCRNQILGLSPEKKDWPHKDFDLKVGPPNLLLTNFAMLEYLLMRPADSALFDTGAGNSWRFIVLDEAHVYSGAQGTEIGYLIRRLKDRICRSQKGKLLCIATSATIGADDDNSKKALATSFENLFGEPYDARDIITGDVVPPQDFLGTYKNWGKGCVKFYQTLDLLMNDEADSVVSFISKLNKKLFFLKENNPSGNEYPDNKIIHEAIEPLQSITDLEAAKDIFLYNILAGDSRVRALIDRLEDSPVDLKKAAKLIWQENGDGIEGEAGLNYLICLVHLASRARLSSGSASLLACRYHYFVRSIEGLSICLVKSDQKELAGKWPKLLLGRHSIVPDAPDGEAVAFEVRACGRCGQTYLHGYLLKDGRFTSYLKRTKIEEEYKKSVHLVIDLHQITTPPEDEAALRDEKPPASEDEKKNIITTDSSQLTDEQFLCSRCGYIADTNKLLCKHCSKNEKRFSREWISVRQVKPSNGYIVKVCPACGGQKHVGGSIIRPFSPGDDAAGTVLAHSLMTEIPETSETQILAVKESNKPKSRFTSRTKTKTFLKTAGKKRLLAFSDSRQDAAYFATFLDRTANHILHRQFIIQAAKKLLKDNPGIDVFGPADLKNPLIEIAQKNGLFDISFTELEKSNEVFKWINSELIGIQKRNGLEGVGLLTWDLKYRNQLIEFLKKHDEGIFEDYKLHAEEFIKLLEIILSELRKQNVLQALPNVDIRDSYFWPRNRPYSIRETSVNPALSISAWTPQSARKNIRSDYIQKLYKKLDVKIDNEFVKKLLSDLWELTNEFEDGIIWEEIPSVNTLWGGRGNDGTVWQLKNNSWVGRLHSNKIYKCNLCGNYSSLSLKHICPVYNCSGELTKIIPEHEFKDNHYRNTYEGASVPISVLEHTAQLTNQEGAERQRNFTNDKNNLNILSCSTTFELGVDVGELHAVFLRNVPPTVSNYIQRSGRAGRRLSAAAFVLTFCRTRPHDLGYFDMVNKLIAGKIKPSLVTIDNSRIARRHLHAVVLSHFWRHNYPRLFNGPENKKKGIVKWMFFETDKTVSQLVYDWLAQKPEELIEELIRIFPEEIFNKIGLDNWGWVSKLIDFSKNEDNVWEGSLGLAQSELTNEYNEYEKLGKETPRLFNYAASQQKRITERQSLGFLASRNVLPKYGFPVDVVSLKIQSKDNWAQRIELDRDLKLALGEYAPGCTLVANGKVIKSYALEKIAGRQWPEYQFIICKECGRFYRTSTSHGDKIEICDCGNSLLEKSNTLLEGNFIIPYLGFRTTIDEDGQDPVEIRPQRTFPTRVYFSHYETTFMNKFIHEGDPDPLSGYRIKKRYSRDGTLAVLNPGRSNRGFWVCPSCGFGDSVAEGQPKKHKTPWGKPCKGHLKRVFLGHEFQSDVLEIRIVGAQINKFGQGFWLSLTAALLAGAAKALDIERTDIDGTVLQFGGDGYRSFVLFDTVPGGAGHVRRINNNLKCVMQEAFNISDNCPGCSREQSCNSCLRNYNNQFVHDLLQRGEVADFLGIIISNIYEKGNNGYFSLGMTDTGRWIEQQIKRSNRIDLVLDEIPVLSANNNSNRNWYNLLQDLSAKGNRVRLFLNKSIKVTRSAEPLIKASLHSLAMLSQNSYVEIFDASHESAINDHIYFETGQARFAGIWSAGEKKLTDISNIKISHLNTHLDIVNNSFNSLAEKLSDKKLHLAYFEKLLQGTRIIQVDPGTKQTWKDIISPYIPRNIKKVNIYDRFIRNNYQFKSLEMFIDAMLLNSNNGNLQVDVKTTSENKNSATEKFRKLQHHYRNTSLTLKYNVIDIDHNNPHFRRVEIESVNEACSIWLDRGLDIFIFSDYNMIKHETRQTYAVIEQKQL